TCTGGGGCTCCTCTCCGGGCGGTGCCTCGGCGATGGTCATCATGTCGGAGGCTTATGGCGCCGACGCCCGCCTAGTCGCCTTCATGCAGTACCTGCGCGTTGTCTTCGTCTGCGTTGCAGCTTCCTGCGTCTCGCGCCTCTGGGTCGCCCCCGACGGCGAGCTGCCGCCGATCATTCTCTTCCCGCCGATCGACTGGCCGGCATTTGCCGCGACCGTGCTGCTTGCCTGCTGTTGCGTCTATGTCGCCTTCCGTTTCCGCGTCCAGGGCGGCACTATCATCCTGCCGCTTCTCGCCGGCTCCCTGTTGCAGGGTTTCGACGTCCTGACGATCGAGCTGCCGATGTGGCTGCTCGCGATGAGCTATGCCCTGATCGGCTGGAGCATCGGACTGCGCTTCACCCGTTCAATCCTGAAGCATGCCGCCCGTGCTCTGCCGCGCGTTTGCGCCTCAATCCTGCTTTTGATGTCGACCTGCGGGCTGATGGCAGTGGCACTTCACAAGTTCGCGGGCATCGATCCGCTGACGGCATATCTGGCGACCAGCCCTGGCGGTGCGGATTCGGTTGCCATCATCGCCGCCTCCAGCGACGTCGACCTGCCGTTCGTCATGGCGATGCAGGTGGGCCGGTTTGTGGTGATCCTGTTTACCGGGCCTATGCTTGCGCGTTTCATCGCGCGAAGGAGCGGCCTGGTTGAGAACCCCGCCTGAGCGCAGCCCACTGGCCGGGCGTCATGCCATAGGCTTTCTTGAAATGGCGGTTCAGGTGGCTCTGATCCGCAAACCCGGTGGCAAAGGCGACGTCCGACAGCTCGCTGCCCTCGCCGATCATCGCGCGCGCCTGCTGCAGCCGCCGCATCAGAAGATAGCGATGCGGACTGGTCGCGAACGCCGCCCGAAAATGCCGCGACAATGTAAAGCGGTCGAGACCTGTTACGGATTCAAGCTCGCCAGAGCGCACCGTTCGCGTCGCATGTGCGTCAAGGTAGTCGCGGGCGCAGCGGGCCTGGTGCCAGGCAATATTGGCGGGCAGCCTGCGCAATGCCTTCGTATGCCTTACGAGCCCCTGCGCCATGCGCATCAGGAAATCGTCGACGAAAAGCTCGTCGAGCTCTCCTTCGAGATCCGTCAGCGCGCCAAGCAGGACATCGGCAAGAACCGCATCGCTGATAACAGGCTGGTCGACAAAAGGCAGTCCGAGTTTCTCGGCTTCCAGGCATTCGAAAAGCAGCGAGGGCTCCAGGTAGAGAATGCGGTACTGCAGCCCGTCATCCGTGCCCGCCCCCCCGTCATGCACCTCGTCTGGATGCAGCACGATCACCTGACCGGGCATGCTGAAGCGCCTTTCGCCGCGATACGAGAAGGTCTGCACGCCCTTCAGCGTCACACCGAGCCCATAGGTGTCGTGCCGGTGCGGCTCGAAGGCGTTTCCGCTGAATTTTGCCTCGATACGCTCGATCCCGGGAAAGGCAGGCGCTGCCACAATGCCCTCGCCGCCCTGCGGCATGCACAAACGTTCAAGACCTTCGAAAACCTGGGGCGTTAAATCCTGGCTCAACGCGACCTCGAAACCGCATGAAAGAGACTGGAATGTTTGATACCAAAATTGCGATCGTTCTGCGAAACAATCTTGCGTCATGGCAGAAGCTGAATGTAACCGCCTTTTTGATGAGCGGCATCGCCGGGCAAAATCCGACGATCATCGGCGAGGCCTACAGGGACCGCGCCGGCAACACCTACAATGCCATGTCAATCCAGCCGATCATCGTGCTATCGGCCGATGAGGCGACGATTTCAGCGATACATCGCCGCGTGCTGGAGCGCGAGATTTTATCCTCGCTGTTCATCGAGGAGATGTTTGCGACCGGCCATGACGCAGCCAATCGCGCCGTCTTTGCCGAATACGCGCCGGAAGATGCCAAGGTCGTCGGCGTTGCTCTGCGCGCCGGCAAGAAGACCGTCGACAAAATCACCAAGGGCGCGACGATGCATGCCTGATCGGTTAGGAGGTAGCCTCTAGCGGCAGAAGGCATGACCAAGAGTTCCCACTCCTCGTCAAGATCATCAAGCGGAACATTCGACAACAGCGGCAAAAGTGGGCCGATTTGCGGGGTCTCTTCGCTGCGTGAGCAGGCAGATGGCTGCGGAAAGGAACGACACGTCAAGCAAAGCAGACCGCATCAGGTTTGCTCCTTGCAGGTCCCCTCGCCTGAAGTAGGGCTTGGCAAGGTCGGAAGATGTGCTGTGAATGGCTCGGAAAATCTCGCGCGTTAGTCGACCTTTCGGATCGGATCCTATGGCATGGTGTGGCAGTCTTTGTGCTGACCACGGACGGAAGCATGATCCTGGCGGCGAGACAATCAGCGGAGAGACTTGACGATCAA
Above is a window of Rhizobium etli 8C-3 DNA encoding:
- a CDS encoding AraC family transcriptional regulator, translating into MSQDLTPQVFEGLERLCMPQGGEGIVAAPAFPGIERIEAKFSGNAFEPHRHDTYGLGVTLKGVQTFSYRGERRFSMPGQVIVLHPDEVHDGGAGTDDGLQYRILYLEPSLLFECLEAEKLGLPFVDQPVISDAVLADVLLGALTDLEGELDELFVDDFLMRMAQGLVRHTKALRRLPANIAWHQARCARDYLDAHATRTVRSGELESVTGLDRFTLSRHFRAAFATSPHRYLLMRRLQQARAMIGEGSELSDVAFATGFADQSHLNRHFKKAYGMTPGQWAALRRGSQPGRSFAR
- a CDS encoding DUF2000 family protein, which codes for MFDTKIAIVLRNNLASWQKLNVTAFLMSGIAGQNPTIIGEAYRDRAGNTYNAMSIQPIIVLSADEATISAIHRRVLEREILSSLFIEEMFATGHDAANRAVFAEYAPEDAKVVGVALRAGKKTVDKITKGATMHA
- a CDS encoding AbrB family transcriptional regulator, encoding MPFKAASRAIREASLPRWVLLLSFSTVLVIVLECLALPASLLVGPMIAAIFLALVIGKGKMRVPCLPLQFGQALVGLMMARAITPDILATMANDAPLFMLVIVSVIAIAGVLGYFLTRLQVLPGTTAVWGSSPGGASAMVIMSEAYGADARLVAFMQYLRVVFVCVAASCVSRLWVAPDGELPPIILFPPIDWPAFAATVLLACCCVYVAFRFRVQGGTIILPLLAGSLLQGFDVLTIELPMWLLAMSYALIGWSIGLRFTRSILKHAARALPRVCASILLLMSTCGLMAVALHKFAGIDPLTAYLATSPGGADSVAIIAASSDVDLPFVMAMQVGRFVVILFTGPMLARFIARRSGLVENPA